GAAAGAGACAGATTTTTAACACCAGAGCTGTGTGTTCGTCAATAAGTCCTCCCAAGGCGCACAGATCCTGGAAAGTCCTGCTGAGGACGTAACTCGTTCCTCCCACCGTTGTCTGCTTCTCCCATGGTGACTCAGTGACCATGTTCCCATCTGTTCAGATTTCACATCCCCCTAGTACAGCCCAGGGTCAGGTTAAAAATTAAAGGGATTTTCTTTGTCACAAATCCTCTCCCAATGCATGACACGCCCTGATTTTGCCCCTTGAGCAGGACTGCCCCTTCCCAAACCTGACCTGATCTTCCGTTTGCAACAAGGGAAGGAGCCGTGGGTCCCAGATCTCCAAGCGCCTGAGAGAAGGCAGATCCGGAGAGGCGCCTGCCCAGGTGAGGAATCAGGGAGACTGACACAGAAACAGCCTGGTAAGTGAAGGCAAAAGCGGGGTTTGTGAGCGAGCTCCCCCAGTTCTTTCTCATCTCACCCAGGTCAGGGCTGTAGGTAGGAGGTGTCATATCcccatgagtagggccctaccaaattcacggccatgaaaaacgcgtcacggaccatgaaatctggtctccccccatgaaatctgcacttttgtgtgcttttaccttatactatacagatttcacaggggagaccagccttcctcaaattgggggtcctgacacaGGGGGgcatcacaaggttattttagggggggtcacggcattaagaacaaaagaatggccctactgggtcagactaaaggtccttctagcccaggatcctgtcttcgtacagtggccagtgccaggtgccccagagggaatgaacagaacagagaatcatcaagtgatccatcccctgtcacccattcccagcttctggcaaacagaggctagggacactattcctgcccatcctggctaatagccattgatggacctatcctccatgaatgtatctagttcttttttgaaccctcttatggtcttggccttcacaacatcctctggaaaggagttccacaggttaactgtgcattgtgtgaagaaatactaccttttattggttttaaacctgctgcctattaatttcattgggggacccctagttcctgtgttatgagaagtagtaaacaacacttccttatctactttctctacaccagtcatgattttatagacctcaatcatatctccccttagccatctcttttccaagctgaaaagtcccagtcttattaatcttttcctcatacagaagccattccatacccctaatcatttttgttgcccttttctaaccttttccaattccagtatctcttttttgagatggggcaaccacatctgcacacagtattcacgatgtgggcgtaccatggatttatatagaggcaacatgatattttctgtcctattatctatccctttcttaattattcacagcattctgttcgcttttttgactgccgctgcacattgagtggatgttttcagagaactatccacaatgactcgaAGATCTCTTTTCTGAGTAGTAACAGCTCATttcgaccccatcattttatatgtatagttgggattatgctttccaatctgcattactttgcatttatcaacataaaatgtcatcagccattttgttgcccagtcacccagttttgagagatccttttgtagctcttcgcagtctgcctgggtattaactatctttagtaattttgtatcatctgcaaattttgccacctcattgtttacccctttttccagatcatttatgaatatgctgaataggactggtcccagaacaggcCCCTaggggacaccgctatttacctctctccattctgaaaactgaccatttatacctacccttggtttcctatcttttaaccagttaccaatccatgagagcaccttccctcttatcccgtggcagcttactttgcgtaagagcctttggtgagggactttgtcaaaggctttctggcaatctaagtacattatatccgcTGGATCCCCTTGGGCCACATGCTCactctggagccctttttcaAAATTGGCGTCATATTAGCCATCCTCtcgtccagtggttcccaaacttgttccgccgcttgtgcggggaaagcccctggcgggccggggcggtttgtttacctgtcgcgtccgcaggtttggccaatcgcggctcccagtggccgcagttcgctgctccaggccaatgggagctgctggaagcggcagcgagtacatccctcggcccacgctgcttccagcagctcccattggcctggaacagtgaaccgcggccactgggagccgcgatcagccgaacctgcggacacgacaggtaaacaaaccggcccggcccgccaggggatTTCCCCGCACAAGCCGCGGAacaaggttgggaaccactgctctagtcatctggtacagaagcagatttaaacgataagttacataccacacctagtagttctgcaatttcacatttgagttccttcagaacaccTGGGGGAAtcccatctggtcccggtgacttattgctgtttaattgatcaatttgttcccaaacttcctctaatgacacctcaatctgggacagttcctcagatctgtcacctaaaaagaatggctcaggtttgggaatctccctcacctcTTCTGCCGTGAAGAcccatgcaaagaattcatttagtttctctgcaatggccgtatcgtccttgaatgctcctttagcatcttgaacGTCCAGCGGCCCCACCGGTGGTTTAGCAGGCTTCCGGCTtctcatgtacttaaaaaaaaatgtttctattatttttcagtctttggctaactgttcttcaaattcttgtCTGGCCTTCTTAAttctatttttacacttcatttgccagtgtttatgctccttttatTTCCCCCACTAAGAGTTAACTTCCAcattttaaagaatgcctttttgcctctcactccttcttttactttgttgtttagccatggtggctcttgtTTGGTTCTCTTTTTATGTTTtctaatttggggtatacatttactttgagcctctattatggcgtctttaaaaagtttccacgcagcttgcagagatttcacgtTTGGTGCTGTGCCCcgttaatttctgtttaactaaccttctcatttttgtgtagttcccctttcttaaattaaatgctacagtgttgggctgctgtgatgtTTTTCCTGCcccagggatattaaatttaattatattatggtcactattacgaagcagtccagctatattcacctcttggaccagatcctaagctctacttaggactaaatcaagaattgcctctcctcttgtgggttccaggaccagctgctccaagaagcagtccttgaaggtgtcaagaaactttctctctgcatcctgtcgtgaggtgacatgtacccagtcaatatggggataattgaaatcccccattattattactgagttttttattttaatagcctctctaatctccctgagcatttcacagtcactatcaccatcctggtcaggtggtcagtaatatagccctattgctatattcttattattcgagcatggaatttctatccatagagatt
This genomic interval from Caretta caretta isolate rCarCar2 chromosome 14, rCarCar1.hap1, whole genome shotgun sequence contains the following:
- the LOC142068394 gene encoding zinc finger protein 707-like, encoding MQENYETVTSLGLPLPKPDLIFRLQQGKEPWVPDLQAPERRQIRRGACPGEESGRLTQKQPASHCSVMRQRCSEN